The Ignavibacteriales bacterium DNA segment TACAGCAATTCTCTGCTTCAGCGTGAAGAACTTCGTCAGCAAAATTTAATGGATGGGTTTGATTTTGCCTGGGTAAGTCTTGGACCAACGCCCGGCTACTATTTTAATTATGGAAATATTTCTTCCCGAATTGTTACCGGTGCATATCACCCAACCGATCCAAATATTATTTATGTCGGACCGGCTAACGGTGGTGTTTGGAAAACTACTGATGCAGGTTCAACATGGACTCCGCTGACAGATAAGGAAGCTTCACTTGCAATGGGAGCTATTGTTCTTAATCCGCAAAATCCAAATATAATTCTTGCCGGAACTGGTGAAGCTACATACAGCGGTGCATCTTATTATGGAAGGGGGTTGTTAAGATCAACAGACAGCGGTGCAAGCTGGACACAAATTACTGCCGGATTACCTTCAAGTTCTTATTTCTCAAGAATTGTTTATCGCCCGGGTAGATCAAACGAAATTTTAGCAGCTCTTGGCTACAATGGTCTATATCGAAGTTCAGACAGCGGACTTTCATGGAATTTACTTCTTGCCGGAAGAGTTGATGATGTTCTATTTTCACCTGCCGGTGATACTGCATTTGCGGTTGGCAGCGGAATAGGAATCAGAAGATCAATTGATGGAGGTGTAAGCTTTTCAACTTTCTCAACCGGTTTGGGAACAGGCGAAAGAACTCACTTTGATTTATGTAAATCCAATCCTGCTTTTATGTATACAGCAGTTTATGGCGGGGGTGTTGTCAATATCTATAAATCTTCAAACTTTGGTGTGAACTGGACACAAATCTTATCCAATCTTGACGGCGGCTCTCAAGCATGGTACGATTTGTACTTAAGAGTAAATCCAAAAAATCCTGACAAAGTATATTGCGGTGCTATTGATGTTTTTAGATCAACTAATGGCGGAACTACTTTTGAAAATATTACAAATGGATATGCCGGCGGCAGCGTTCATGTTGATCAGCATTTTCTTTTCTTCCATCCCGGTGATGAAAACACTTTTATTGTTACTAACGATGGCGGAATTTATAGAACCACAGATAATGGAAATACGTTTACAAATCTTAACGCTGGATTAACACTTACTCAATTCTACCGTATTACTGCCTCTCCCTTTGAGACTGGATGGATACTCGGCGGTACTCAGGATAATGGAACTCAGCAGACGCATTCAACAATAAACTGGGCAGCAGCTTTTGGCGGCGACGGCGGAGAAGTTTGTTTTAATCCTTTTAATGAGGACGTTGTTCTCGGCGAATCGCAGTTCAATGGACTTGTAAAAACTTTGAACGGCGGGACTTCGTGGAGCGGAGCTACTAACGGTATCAGTTCTTCTGAAAATGCAGCTTGGGTTGCCCCCATTATTTCTCACCCCACCATTGATGCGACTTTCTTTACAGCAAGACAAAAACTTTATAAAACGACAAACAATGCTTTGATGTGGACTGCCGTTTCGGATAATATCAACGGCACAAGTGCTGTTGAGCAGCTTGCAATCAGCAATACTGATCCTCAAATAATTTTTGCTTCAACATACAATCAATTATATAAATCAACTGACGGCGGGATCACTTTCACAAATAAAACGAATGGACTACCGAATAAGTATATCAGTTCAATTTATGTTCACCCTGATGATGCGCAAACTGTGTATGTAACTCTTTCCGGATTTGGCGGAAGCAAAGTTTATAAATCAACTGACGGCGCTGAACATTGGATAAGTATTTCAGGTAATCTCCCTGATACTCCCGTAAATGATATTTATGTTTATACAGAAGATGCATCCAATCCTAAAACTTATTTTGTTGCGACTGATATCGGTGTTTTTTATACACAAAATGATGGAACCGACTGGACTGAAATTACAAACGGTCTGCCTAATACAGTTATTCTTCATCTTGATTATGCTCCAACAACAAAAATGCTTCGTGCAGGTACGCATGGAAGGGGTGTGTTTGAAGCATTCATTGATTTCACTGTCCCGGTTGAGCTGGCTAATTTCTCAAGCCATATTATTGATAAGACAGTCATGTTAAATTGGCAGACAGCTACTGAAACCAACAACAGTGGATTTCAAATCGAACGAAAGTTAAAAAATGAAGAGTGGGAATCAATTGCTTTTATTGCCGGCAGCGGTACGACTACCGAAGTAAAAAGTTATACATTCACCGATGATCTTTCTAATTTTAATTATCAGGGAAGGATACTTTATCGCTTAAAGCAAATTGACTTCAGCGGAAGTTATGAATATTCTGATATAGTTTTTGCTGATGTTAATTTCTTCCCAACAGAAATTACTATTTCTCAGAATTATCCTAATCCATTCAATCCTTCTACAAAAATTAAATACACACTCAACGGTGATAGCAAAGTTAAATTGACTATCTATAATTCGGTTGGGCAGCAGATTGCAGCACTCGTGGATGAACAACTGAGTGTCGGTAATTACGAAATTGAATGGAATGCAGAAAACTTTGCCTCCGGGATTTATTTCTATTTCTTTGATGTTCGTGATGCCGATAACCAAAAATCAATTAGGGAAATAAAGAAAATAGTTTTAATGAAATAATTTCAGAAAGAAAAATATGCCGGTTATTATAAATTCTCCTTCGGTGATTGAAGCTGCTGGCAACAAGCCCAAAATCATTGAAGAATATTTTGGAAGAGTTAATTCATCTACTGATGAAGTCAGCATTGCAAAAATGAAAAGCCCTCAAGGGTGGGTTGAACCGGGACAGCGTCCGGCGTTTAATGAATATACTTTAGTCCTGAAAGGAACTTTGTGCGTTAAAACTGAAAATGAATTATTTGAAATAAAAGCCGGCAGTGCCATACTAACAAAGAAAGGGGAGTGGATTAAATATAGCACTCCCTATGAAGGCGGGGCAGAATATATCGCAGTGTGCCTTCCTGCTTTCTCTTTAGAAACAGTGAATAGAGACAACTCTGAATAATTTATTATTTCTATTGTGAAATTGTTTTATCACTAATTCTCTGTAATAAGAATTCTATTTTTGATTTCTCTCTAAGCTTAGAAAAATTCGTTTAGAATATTCAGAATTTTCACTTTTCACAATATTTCATTTGGCATATTAGTTGTTAATTTTTCGGCATCTAAATGAATTTGCTTTTAATAAATATTTGATGATAAATAATTAATTAACTAAATGGCAAACGCCATATTTACTTTCTAATAATATGAGGTCATATATGCAACTACGTTCTACTTTCCGCAGGTTCTTTTCTGCTCTCCTTCCTATCATAGTTATTATGATAGTCCTTTTTTCTAATGATACAAATGCAACAAGTCAATGGGCAAGAAAATTTGGTATGTCTTGCAGCAGTTGTCATACAGTTTTCCCAAGATTGAATGCCTTTGGTGAGCAATTCTTGAAAAACGGATACCAAATGATGAATACTTACAATACTAATTTTGAAGACGCTTACCCAATTAATTCAGGCGGTGTTCTTTTAGATGAGGTCTCTAACTTATTTGGTTTCAGATTAAATATGACTCCCTTTTTGCTTGAAACAAATACACTACAAAAAGATTCTGCTTCAGAAAAAACTACGAAGATTACATTAGCTAACCCAATTTGGGCTCAGATGTTTATTGCGGGATCTATCTACAAAGACATTTCATTCTTTTCAGAATTAGAATATTCAAAAAGCAGTTTCAAGTTTAACTGGTTCTACTTTAATTTAACAAATCTTTTTGGAACAAGAGCTGCTAACTTACAAATTGGTAATATTTCACCAATTGAATTTGCTTCTTACCCGAACAGACTTCCTCAATTGCCGGCATTAAAAGGTGAGGCAATGTTAATTAAATCTTCTAACGGAAAAGGTGAAACATCAGTTGATATGTCATCTGCAAGACCTGGCTTTCAATATTTTGGTTGGAATGAATGGGTTACTGTTTATGCAGGTATTTCTCCCGGAACCTCCGCTGGTCAGATAAATCAATTCTTTAACGTATGGGGAGGGTTAGTATTTAATCTTCCTGAAACTGTAAGCAGAGATTTGAGCGGTAGTACATTCACAATTCATTATTATTCAGGTACCGATACTAAAGGAACTGGAACAAGTACACAAATAGAAAATAGTTTTAACAGATTATCTCCACAACTTAATTTAAGATGGAAAGGTCTTGATCTTCAAGCCGCTTATGTTATAGCAAAAGACGATAACTGGTCATTAGTTGCCAACCCTACTGAAGATTTCAAATACAACGGTATCGCTTTAGATTGCGGTTATATGATTAACGAAAAGTGGAATGCTGCTGTTCATTTTGACAGCTATTCTTCTGATAATGAAGTAGCTGGTGTTAAAATTCTTGACTACAAAAGAATCGTTCCTGCTTTAACTTATATCATTAACGAAAATATCAGAACCACTGCTTATTACGAGGCTGATATAAGTGATAAGGATGCAGATCTTAAAGTTTCTAAATTCTATTTAAACATCAGGACAATGTTCTAAAACTGATTATTCAATTACTGCGGGAAGTGATGACAACTTCCCGTTTTAATCTTATAAGGAATACGATGAAAACAATAATAAATATTAGCCTAATTCTTTTTTCACTTTTAATTCTTGCAGGATTTACAAAGAATTCTCTTCAGGACGAACCTGCCGGTAAAAAACTCTTTATGGATGCAAAGTGCACAAGCTGCCACTCTATGGAAGCGTTTGGTTTAATTCCTAAAACTCCTAAAAAGAACATTCCCGATCTTTCGTTTGTAGGTGACAGACACAATGCTGATTTTATAAAACTCTTTATCACTAAGCAGGAAAAAATGCACGATGCAAACCATCCTATTGCTTACAAAGGCTCTGATGAAGAATTAGTCATTTTAGCAGATTGGTTAGCATCATTGAAAGCTGAGGTCAACACTCCTTTGCAAACTGACTCAACAAGTGGTCAATAGTTACTACTTTTTTTCAGCTTGATATGATAAAAGGGAATGGCAACTGTCATTCCCTTTTTTATAATTTTTAATAACTGAAAGTTCTTCCGCAAATTGATCCCGACACAGTAGGTATTGTTTCATTGATTGTGATCGGGCAGTTTCCATTAACCTCCTGATTTACATCTTTGCCAACAGTGCCGGCATAAGAGAGTTGAGCACAAGTATAGCTTCTTGCAATGTAGGTGGATGAAAAAGTTCCATCAATATTTATGGTGCCGTTGAATGTTAAATTGTACTGATCCTTAAATCCTTTGCAGTTCGTCATTTCAAAAACAAGGTGCAGTGTGTTGATACCATTATCTGCTGCTTCGGTTGTTCCTGTTATGTGAATACTCCCTCCCTGCGGACCTGCAACTGTCAAGTCTTTACCACCTGCGGGTTGTCCGGCAATATTCTGATTCCAGATGAAAACAAAAACATCAACAATTCCGTAAGCCAAATTTTCATCCTGGCAGCCTTGATCGCAAGCAGCCTGCGGTGGATTAGTTACATCGTTAGTTTCTGAGCAGCTATATAAAGAAAAACTAAGTATTGATGAAACAAGTAAGAGCGAAAAATATTTTTTCATTTTGAATCTCCCCGATTTTAATGAAGTGGTTTTTATCAAAAGGTGATCTTTTGAAATGATTTTTTATGAGAGGCATTTTTAGTAGTTCTAATTTTGTTCCGTTAATATTATCGTAACAAATTTATTAAAGTTTATAAACGTCTGTGCAAACTTACAGTTTTATCTTCACCGAATCAAAAATAAATTCTTTAGATGATGATTCTTCGGAAAAATATAATTCACTTTGCAGCAAATATTAAATAGTTGGATTAAATTGTAGAGGTGTTACTATTCACATAGTAATAGAATAATTTTGCTTCTTAAAAAGATGAAGGCAATTTTTTTGCTGTTGCCGGATTCATTTTAACCACAGCAGATGAATTAAACCCACATAACCATTTAATCGAAAGGATAATACTACATGAAAATACTTTTTTTAATAAACGATGCACCGTACGGAACAGAAAAATTTTATAACGCTTGCAGACTTGCAATGACAGTACAAAAAGAACATTCAGAAGTTGAAGTGAATGTTTTTTTAATGGCAGATTCTGTTACCGGTGCTCTTGTAAATCAAAACGCCCCGCAAGGTTATTACAACATTGAAAGAATGTTAAAAAGTATAATTAACAAAGGCGGCAAGGTTAAACTTTGCGGGGGGTGTATTGATGCTCGCGGTATCGCCTCACTGCAATTTATTGAAGGCTGCACAAGAAGCAATATGAGTGAGTTAGCTCAATGGTCTTTTGAAGCTGGTAAAGTATTTACATTTTAAAAATCTGATTCAATTTTGTTTCATAGCGTATCACTAGCGATAGCTTCTACACGGATAAATTAGAACACTTTTATCTAAAACAAAAAAGCCTTACTTTTTACACAGTTAAAATTTACTTTTGCCCGCTGAGTGAATTCGTAAAAAAAACAGAGAATAAGGTTTCATATCATTGAAGAGAAATCAGAAACTATTAAATGAATTTAATAATACGATAATGCTTCTTAAAAAAATATTAATAATTACAATTTTTGTTTTATCGAATCATTTTTGCATTGCCCAAACAACATGGCAAAAAATTTCCGACTCACTTACTACAGGATATATATATGATCTCCAGGTTGATTCTGAGGGCAACTTATTTGCTGCGATTGACCATCAACTTTTATTATATCCGGCTAATGGTGAACAACCAAAGCACTTATATGAAACTGATAAATTGTCGATTTATATCCTTCGTATACTTTTCATTACAGATAATGAAATATTAATTGGCACCGATTTTGGAATATTTAGCTCAACCGATAAAGGTTTAACATGGTCAGCTAATTCTTTAGATAGTGTCTGGATTGATTTTTTGTTTATGGATAAGAACGGTATTATTTATGCAGGTAATGATCCTATTTATAAATCCACTGATAAAGGTACAACCTGGACTGAATTAAATCCTTCTCGCCCTGTCTCAAGTTTTTATATTACTTCTTCTGGTAATTTCTTAGCTGGTACAGATTGTGGAATTTATTTATCAAGTGACTTTGGGCAAAATTGGATTTTAACAGGATTTTTTGATTGCGGAGATGTGCTTGCAATGAAGGGAATACAGGATGATGGTATCATTTTCATTGGAGGTGCCGATAGATTTCATGGAATATATTTCAGCACCGATGATGGTTATAAATGGGTTAAGGTGAATAATTCAGATACTCTGGATTGGGTGACTTCAATTATTCCAACAAGCTCAAATGAAATTTATTTTAACTCTAATTTTAATGGAGTATTTAAATATAATATCCAGGATTCATCTATTACAGCTTCGAATGATGGATTACAATATGGAGTGACCGCATTGGCGCTTGATAGTTTAGGTTACCTATACGCAGGCTCTAATGGTATTTTCAAAACTTTTTCTCCGGTTGATACAATTAAATTTCTGAACAATAATGTCTTTAATTTTTCGCTCGAGCAAAACTACCCTCACCCTTTTAACTCCACTACAACAATTGAATATAATCTACCCGCCTCGGGAATTGTTAAGATAGAAGTCTATGATATGCTCGGACAAAAGGTAATTGAATTAGAAAACAGATTTCAGCAGGAGGGAAAATATAAGGTAACATTTCAAGCAAATTCATTATCAAGCGGCGTTTATATTTATCATATGCAGATTGATGAAAAGACATTCTCAAAAAAAATGATGTACTTAAAATAAAATTTATTCACTCCATTAAAACATCAATCGGACAGCATCACCTGTTAAGTGATTCAATATCACCTCAAAATCTTCCAACCACCATTCCAGTAATTGCTTGCTCTTTGAAAAAGCTCTATTCGGTTATCTCTGCTTCAACTAATAGCTTTAGTAATGCGAGTGATTCCTGCCAGCCAAGGTAGCAGGATTCGGGGGGATAATATCAGAGACACCTTCCTGTACAATGCTCAGCTCAGTTCCGCAGGATACTTTTTTTAGCGATACAGTAACCTTCATAGCGCCGGGCATATTCGGATCGTCGAACTCATCTGTGTGGCAGATGCGCTCGTTGGGAATAAGTTCTAAGTATTTACCGCCAAATGAATGACTTTGATTTGTAGCGAAGTTTGTGAACGACATTTTATAGGTCCCCCCCACAACAGCTTCTGAATGATGGACTTTGCCGGTAAACCCATTTGGTGGAAGCCATTTGCACATTGCATCAGGATCGAGAAAAGCACAGTAAACCCGTTCGGGAGGGGCAAGAAGTACGCGATGGAGCTTGATTGTGTTTGTTGCCATGTTATCTTATTCCTTTTTTTATGATGTACTTAGATATTATCTGTGATTAGAAAATGATTTTCACTACACAAAGCAAAATATATCCGCACTAATTGTAACAGCTCGATAAGCCTTTTAAAGCTGCCGCTGTATTCTCTTCAATTAAATATAAACGATTATCTTCAACCCGGTAAAGAAGCGGAGCAACGAGAATCTTCGGATACCTGAGACGGAGTCGCTTGACTTCGCTAAGAACAAATTCTATTTCACTCCCAATTTCAAACATCGGTGCAAAACGATTAAAATGATCTTCCGCCGCTTCCAATTGCCATCCTGCGTTTTCCACAAGTCCTTTGATGAATTGTTTCTTGCGGTCTATAAGATTAACCATCCCGCATTGGTTATGTCCAATTAGTGCAATACTGCGAACCTCCCCCACCGCAACCGCATACGATACCTTGAACTCACTGTATCGAAGATTTGCACCGCCGGACCTGATGATGAAAGCGAAATTGTCCGGAATATGTAAATGTTTTCGATTATCCATACACATTCCAATAAGCAGCTGCGCATTCGAGTATGATTCATACGGGCGATCAAGGTTATGATACTCAAGCAAGAGACCGATAGGAGTTCCCCGATATTGCTCCGGGATATCAGATTCCAATAACACAGCTTGTAATTGATTCATTTTTATCAGAAAAATAAAACACTGATGTTAAATTATTTTTTTTAATTCTGCATTTAGCAGGGAAAGATTTTCATTTCATTTTTTTAAATCGTTACAAAGTTAAAAGAACGACAGTTAAAGTATTTACACAAACAAGCAAAGCGATTCGGATTAACGCTTACTCCTCAACTACAAGAGTGAGTTCATTAGCAGGCGCTGGTTAGGTTTAATGACTTAAAGCCCGCATAAAAATAGTTGGATCATAAATGTATTGAATTTCCTTTAGCAGTATTAAGCTATTGATCTTGTGATTTTCTATTTCACTAATAACTTGATCAAAACTAATATTGATTTTATCAACATCGATTTTTTTAATTGGGAGTTTAAAAATAATATACAGGGATTCATTGTTTAGCTTTATAAGTCCAGTAGTGTAATTATAAATATTCTGAATTTTCGATCCAAAATATTTTGGACTCCTTACATATTCTTTGTAGCATAGAGTATCTGCAGTTATTTTGCTACAATAGATTCTATCAGGAAATATATCTTCTTCATTAACTTTAAATAATACTTTTGATAAATCGATTTCAATTTCGGAATTTGATGAATTTATCAGTGCTTCAAAGGTCAGACTATCATTTTCGGGCGAAATTAAATTGTAAGTGATCGAAAAAATATTTGGGATCATAACAGGTACATATGAGAAACCTAAAGCCAAACTATGCCCCAAATATGGTCTTGGTGTCAAATAAATTGAAAATTCTTTTTCAATGTAGTTGTTCCAATATATAGTAAAAGGCATTGCTGAATAATTGTAATATTCAGGTCCTTCTTTCCAGCCGGATCTATCAGTATAAATATCGTTTTTAAAATAGGATACACTGTCTAATGAGGCGCATCCAAAAAAAGTATTAAATAATAAAAAGTTGATAGTGATTACTAGTTTATTTCTCATTATGGTACTAAACCTAACGACGTGTTATGTTAAAACGCAACACTGTCGTATAAATTATTTATAGATTTCAGTTTTTTTACTTTAGTAAAAATATTCATTTACTTCCTTTAACCACATTTTAATGCTGCATACAAAAAAGCATCCCCCAATTATTTGATCTAAGTTATTAACTGCTTTTGTTATTATCAACTATATTTTTAATTATTTTAGTTTTAGTTACTCCAACTTTATTACTCTCACTCTCCGAAAATTCACCAGCAAAAATTTTAGAACACCCCTTGAGTTTAAAACAAAAAAGACTTACTTTTTAC contains these protein-coding regions:
- a CDS encoding cupin, producing MPVIINSPSVIEAAGNKPKIIEEYFGRVNSSTDEVSIAKMKSPQGWVEPGQRPAFNEYTLVLKGTLCVKTENELFEIKAGSAILTKKGEWIKYSTPYEGGAEYIAVCLPAFSLETVNRDNSE
- a CDS encoding DsrE family protein is translated as MKILFLINDAPYGTEKFYNACRLAMTVQKEHSEVEVNVFLMADSVTGALVNQNAPQGYYNIERMLKSIINKGGKVKLCGGCIDARGIASLQFIEGCTRSNMSELAQWSFEAGKVFTF
- a CDS encoding c-type cytochrome — its product is MKTIINISLILFSLLILAGFTKNSLQDEPAGKKLFMDAKCTSCHSMEAFGLIPKTPKKNIPDLSFVGDRHNADFIKLFITKQEKMHDANHPIAYKGSDEELVILADWLASLKAEVNTPLQTDSTSGQ
- a CDS encoding T9SS type A sorting domain-containing protein, with the translated sequence MLLKKILIITIFVLSNHFCIAQTTWQKISDSLTTGYIYDLQVDSEGNLFAAIDHQLLLYPANGEQPKHLYETDKLSIYILRILFITDNEILIGTDFGIFSSTDKGLTWSANSLDSVWIDFLFMDKNGIIYAGNDPIYKSTDKGTTWTELNPSRPVSSFYITSSGNFLAGTDCGIYLSSDFGQNWILTGFFDCGDVLAMKGIQDDGIIFIGGADRFHGIYFSTDDGYKWVKVNNSDTLDWVTSIIPTSSNEIYFNSNFNGVFKYNIQDSSITASNDGLQYGVTALALDSLGYLYAGSNGIFKTFSPVDTIKFLNNNVFNFSLEQNYPHPFNSTTTIEYNLPASGIVKIEVYDMLGQKVIELENRFQQEGKYKVTFQANSLSSGVYIYHMQIDEKTFSKKMMYLK
- a CDS encoding T9SS type A sorting domain-containing protein: MKKLLLLFAWLLIFVFSSFSQVSIQNQTPGNTVYSQAPDYVKNTKAFSREWWFYQQRAYPFDKIPDDAYSNSLLQREELRQQNLMDGFDFAWVSLGPTPGYYFNYGNISSRIVTGAYHPTDPNIIYVGPANGGVWKTTDAGSTWTPLTDKEASLAMGAIVLNPQNPNIILAGTGEATYSGASYYGRGLLRSTDSGASWTQITAGLPSSSYFSRIVYRPGRSNEILAALGYNGLYRSSDSGLSWNLLLAGRVDDVLFSPAGDTAFAVGSGIGIRRSIDGGVSFSTFSTGLGTGERTHFDLCKSNPAFMYTAVYGGGVVNIYKSSNFGVNWTQILSNLDGGSQAWYDLYLRVNPKNPDKVYCGAIDVFRSTNGGTTFENITNGYAGGSVHVDQHFLFFHPGDENTFIVTNDGGIYRTTDNGNTFTNLNAGLTLTQFYRITASPFETGWILGGTQDNGTQQTHSTINWAAAFGGDGGEVCFNPFNEDVVLGESQFNGLVKTLNGGTSWSGATNGISSSENAAWVAPIISHPTIDATFFTARQKLYKTTNNALMWTAVSDNINGTSAVEQLAISNTDPQIIFASTYNQLYKSTDGGITFTNKTNGLPNKYISSIYVHPDDAQTVYVTLSGFGGSKVYKSTDGAEHWISISGNLPDTPVNDIYVYTEDASNPKTYFVATDIGVFYTQNDGTDWTEITNGLPNTVILHLDYAPTTKMLRAGTHGRGVFEAFIDFTVPVELANFSSHIIDKTVMLNWQTATETNNSGFQIERKLKNEEWESIAFIAGSGTTTEVKSYTFTDDLSNFNYQGRILYRLKQIDFSGSYEYSDIVFADVNFFPTEITISQNYPNPFNPSTKIKYTLNGDSKVKLTIYNSVGQQIAALVDEQLSVGNYEIEWNAENFASGIYFYFFDVRDADNQKSIREIKKIVLMK
- a CDS encoding carbonic anhydrase encodes the protein MNQLQAVLLESDIPEQYRGTPIGLLLEYHNLDRPYESYSNAQLLIGMCMDNRKHLHIPDNFAFIIRSGGANLRYSEFKVSYAVAVGEVRSIALIGHNQCGMVNLIDRKKQFIKGLVENAGWQLEAAEDHFNRFAPMFEIGSEIEFVLSEVKRLRLRYPKILVAPLLYRVEDNRLYLIEENTAAALKGLSSCYN